A segment of the Streptomyces sp. NBC_01235 genome:
GCGCCCACCAGTGTCTGGTCCTTCTTGAAGTAGAGGTAGTTCACGCCGTTCACGCCCACGGCCATGTCGCCGTCGATCACGTCGTAGCCGGGGTCGAAGAAGACCTGGGGCGCCGAGGCCGTGACGAAGTCGGTCGTGTAGTTGACCATGATCACGTTGTGGCCGCTGGAGTTGACGGCGGAGTAGATGAGCGCGTACTGCCCGCGGCTCGCGTCCCAGAACGCCTCCGGCGCCCAGCTGTGGGTGTTCATGTCGTGCAGCTTCAGCCGGTGGTAGCCGGTGAAGGTGCGCAGGTCGGTCGAGTTCCACACGTGCACGTACTGGCTGACGTAATTCCAGTCGGTGCCCTTGAGGTCGGTGGCGAGCACGACGAAGGTGCCGTCCTGCTTGCGCAGGATGAACGGGTCGCGCAGTCCGAGCGCACCCTCGGTGGGGGTGACCACGGGGTTGTTCTGGTTCAACGGCATCCAGCGCAAACCGTCGGTGCTGACGGCGAGATGGAGGCCGTAGTCGGAGCCGGCGCCGAGGTCGGTCGACTCGGTGAAGTAGCTCATCACGTACGCCGAGTCGGCCGCGTGGGCGGCCGGCACGCCGAGGGTGAGAGCCAGGGGGACGGAGGCGGCCGCGCCGAGGAAGAGGCGGCGGGACGGGTTGGGGGTCATGTGCGCTCCAGGGGGTGCGGGGTGCCCTTTGCTGTCGACCAGGAATTCGAAATATCGAACAGGGTTCGATGAGTCGGTCAGAAGGTAGGGGCGTAAGAGGAGCAGGTCAATCACTGGGACACGCTTGGCGGTTTTCCGCCTTGCGCCTGTGTGCGGCCCATGAAATTCCGACGATCCCGCCGACGGGCCGGGCTAGCCTCGGCGACCGTGAACAGGAGACGGCAGAAGAAACTGACGAAGCGTCTGGTGGCGGCGGCGAGGTTCGAGAGGGGCCCTCAGGTCGACCAGCTGCTTCGGGCCGGCGCCGATCCGGCGGCAGCCGACGTCGACGGAACAACTCCTTTGTACGCGGCCTGCGTTCAGGGGGCCGCCGACACCGCCCGTCGGCTGCTCGCGGCCGGAGCCCCACCCGACGCCGAGAGTGCCGGCCTCGGTGCCGAGGGAACGCCCTTGTGCGCGGCGGCCTGTTGGGGTTACACCGATACGGTCCGCACCCTCCTCGCCCACGGCGCCGACCCCAACCGCCGCGAGGACCACGGCACCGGACTGACGCCGCTGGAGTGGGCGACCGCCGGACCGCACCCGGAGACCGTCGATGTACTGCGCGCGGCCGGTGCCCACTGACGACGTTTGCGGGGTGCGGGGCGTCTGAGTGGTGGGGCGTTCAGGTTGGTACGGCAGTCTGGGCGACCGCCGTCCGGCCGTCCGTCCGTCCGACCGGCCGTCCGGCACGGCGGCTGAGAGTCGAGGGCCGGCGGCTGAGGCAGGGGGTAGGGGGGCAGGGGGAGTGGGCAGGGCGCCGAGGGGCGGGTGTCGGGCGGGCCCTCGGTCGGCCGGTGGACCGAGGGCCCGGTCGGCCGGTCGGCCGGTCGGTGGGTCGGTGGGTCGGTGGGTCGGTGGGCTGGTGGGCGGGTGGGCCGGTCACTCGTCCGCGTCCCGGCCTCAGTGCGCCGGGCTCGGCCGACGGTCGACCTTGTCGACGTCGTCGATCAGCCGGTCGATCAGCGCGATCAGTACGTCCCGGCACGACTCCCGTTCCCGCGCGTCGCACAACAGCACCGGAACGTGTTGCGGCAGCGCAAGCGATTCCCTGATCTCCTCCGTCGGATACGGATGCAATCCGTGGAAACCGTTTACCGCGACGACGAAAGGGATGCCCCGGCGCTCGAAGAAGTCGATCGCGGCGAAGCTGGACTCCGGCCTGCGCACGTCGATGAGGACCACCGCCCCCAGGGCACCGATCGCCAGGTCGTTCCACATGAACCAGAACCGCTGCTGGCCGGGCGTGCCGAAGAGATACAGCACCAGGTCGTCGCCGATGGTGATCCGTCCGAAGTCGAGGGCGACGGTGGTGGACCGCTTCTCCTCGATGCCCTTCAGGTCGTCGACGTCCAGTCCCGCGACGGTCAGCGGCTCCTCCGTGCGCAGCGGCGCGATCTCACTGACCGCCCCGACCATGGTGGTCTTGCCGACGCCGAAACCGCCGGCGATGAGGATCTTCACCGTGTCGGGTGCCGCTGCCGGCTCGGCGGAGGGAGCGGGGTGAGCGGTGGGAGTGGTGGGATCAGATCCGGCCAAGGCCGTCCCTCACTTTCTGCAGCAGGTCCAGGTCCCGGGCACCGGTGACGGCACGGGGTGGCCGGGCCGTGATCAGGCCCGCCTCCAGCAGGTCGCAGAGCATGATGACGACCACGCTCACCGGCAGGTCGAGGTGGGCCGCGAGCTCCGCCACGGCGACCGGCCGGGCGCACAGCCGCAGGATCCGGGTGTGCTCCGGCTGCGGCCTCGCGGCCCGCTCGGGCGGCGGGTCGACCGCGGTCACCGTCGTGATGAGCGTGAAGTCGGCGCGGCTGGGCCGGGTTCGCCCACCGGTGAGGGTGAACGGCCTGACGAGCCGGCCCGCTTCGTCGCCTACGCTCACCTCACCCGCCGTTGGTGCGGACGGCGGGACCGACATGGGCCCGCGGCGCCGCGCTGAGGTGCTCGCCGATCTTCTTCACCAGCATGTTCATCTGGTAGGCCACCACACCGACGTCCGCGTTCTTCCCGGCCAGCACGACGAGATGGGCGCCCGGCCCGGCAGAGGTGAGGATCAGGTAGGTGTGGGCCATCTCGATGAGTGCCTGGCGCACCGGCCCGCCGCGGAAGTCCATGCTGACGCCCTTGCTGAGGCTCATCAGACCGGACGCTGTCGCCGCCAGCCGCTCGGCGTCCTCCCGCAGAAAACCGGTGGACTTGCTGACCACCAGTCCGTCCTCGGAGAGGACGACGGCCTGGTTCACGTCGGCGACCCGGTCCACGAGACCGGTGAGCAGCTGGTCGAGCTGGGTGTTCGTGCCGGGGACGGAGTGTGTCATCGCGGTGTCCTTCATGAGCGGTCGGCGGGCGGTGTCGGGGTCTGGGCGGTGCCTGCGGCGGCGACCGGCGGTCCGGGGGCGGCCTCCTCGGCGGACGTCTCCTGTAGGCCCGACAGTGCCACGTCGACGCCGGAGTCAGCGCCCGCGCCAGCGCCGGAGACGGAGCCGGCGCTGGAGTCGGTGTCGGCGCTGGAGTCGGTGTCGGTGTCGGTGTCGGCCTGTGCCCGCAGCGTGCCGCGCTGGAAACCGGCGAGGGAAGAGGCAGCGCGCTCCGCGGTGAAGTCGTCCGGGAAACCGTCTTCTTCGGCGGAAACAGACGACGCGGAGTCCTCGCGCAACTCGGTGGCGAGGCTGGTCTGCGGCACCCGGCGTGGCAGCGGGGCGAGGCCGACGGGGCGGGCGGCCGCCCCGTCGGCCCGGACCGGCGCCGTCGCCACCTCGCGAGAGTGGTGTGCCGGGTTCGACGTCGTGCGCCTCGGGAGTGGGGAGTGGCTCGTCGGGGACGTATCGCCCGCCGGGGACGGAGAGTCGGTTACCGGCTCCGACGTACTGCCCGCCGGGGGCGCGGACGCGGACGCGGACGGGGACAGGGACGGGGAGTCGGGTGTCCGGTCGGAGGGGTCTTGTGCCGGGAAGGGCGACCGGTCGTGCTCGGGGCCGGGCCTGCTGTGCTCCCGCTCTCGGGTGGACATGGTCTGTGCCGGGGTGGCCGTCTGCCGTGCCGGCGGGGATGTTTCCTGTGCCGCTCCGGATGTTTCCGGAGTCTCGCCGCCTGTCAGCCTCGCTTCGTCGACCCCGGGCGTCGCCGCGCCGGCCGTTTCCCGCACCGCACCGGACGGCGCCCCCGCCCCCTCGTCCGACCTGCCCCGTCCGGGCGTCGGGAGGTCCGCCTCCGGGGTGAGGGGTCCAGCGGTCGTCGGTTTGCGGGAGACGCTTGCCACTGGCGTTTCGGTGCCGGGAGCCTCGCGGACCACGATCTCGTGCGGGACCAGGACGATGGCGGTGGTGCCGCCGTACGGCGAGGAGCGCAGGGTCACGGCGATGCGATGCCGGGTCGCGAGCCGGGCGATCACGAACATGCCCAGACGCAGGTCGTCGGCGAGCGCCACCACGTCGAACTGCGGAGGGACCGCCAACTGCGCGTTGAACGAGACGTAGTCCTCCTCGGACATGCCGAGGCCACGGTCCTCGACCTCGATCGCCAGACCCTTGGCCACCAGCGCGGCCCGTACCCCGACCGGGCTGGGCGCCGGAGAGTAGGAGGTCGCGTTGTCGATGAGCTCGGCGAGCAGATGGATCACATCGGCCACGGCGGGCGGCGCGATGCACACCTCTTCCTCGGTGTGCACCTCCACCCGCCGGTACTCGGCCACCTCTCCGACGGCGCTGCGCAGGATGTCGATCAGCGCCACCGGCTCAGACCAGCTGCGTCCTGGCCGGCCGCCGCTGATGATGACGAGGTTCTCCTCGTAGCGTCGCAACTGGCTCGCGGTGGAGTCCAGTTCGTACAGGCCGCCCAGGATGTCGGGGTCCTGGTGCCGGCGCTCCAGCGCGTCGAGCTTGCTGAGCTGGAGGTTGACCAGGTTCTGGCTCTGCCGGGCGATGCCGAGGATGACCTTCTGGAAACCGCGCCGGGTGTCGGCGAGTTCGACCGCGGTGTGTACGGCGGTGCGCTGCGCCGTGTTGAACGCCTTGGCCACCTGGCCGAGTTCGTCGGTGCCGTAGTCCAGCGGCGGGGTCGCCGAGTCCACGTCGACGGTCTCCCCCCGGTCCAGCCGGGCCACCACGTCCGGCAGCCGTTCGTGCGCCAGGCTCAGCGTGGCCATCCGCAGCCCGCGCAGCCGCCGCGACAGCGAGCGGGTGATCCGCCAGGACATGCCGACGCACAGCAGCAGGGCGACGAGACCGCCGGCGCTCAGCGAGGCGGCCTTGATGAGCAGCCCGCGCGATTCGTCCGCGCTGTGCTGCAACAGCGTGGTGGTCTGCTGCTGGATGAGTGCCGAATACTGGTCGGAGACGTCGATGAGCGCGGCGCGCCACACCTTCTGCACGTCCGGCAACGCGATGTCACCGTTTTCGCTCTGTTTCGCGCGGGCCGCGAGCACCTTGTCCTCGACGGATTGAAGGGTCTGCCACTGGTAGCTCGTCAGGATCTTCTCGGTCTGCGCCTTCGCGGTGCCGGTGAGCGAGGGGACGATCTGGTCCTGCACGAGCCAGCGCCGCGTGTTCACCAACTGCGCGAACGCGGCCCACGCCTTCTGGTCCATCCGCTGCTTCGGCCCGGCCAGCGTGAGGTGCAGGTCCTCCTCGGAGACCAGTTCGGCCGCGTGTTCCAGGGCGACGAGCGGGCCGGCCTGCGAGGTGAGGTCGCCGTCGTCGACCTGGGACAGCTCCTGGAAGGCGTGGATCTGGTCGTCGATGATCGAGGTGTACTGGTCCAGCGCCTGCGCTGCGGTGATATCGGTGGGTTCGTCCACCTGGCCCCGGTAGTACTCCAGGCTGCCCACCGAGGCGACGACCGAGTACAGCCGGTCCCTGACCCGGGCGGGCGCCCGCTGGATGTCGTCCTTCCGGGCGGCCAGCTTGGCGACCGCCGCGTCCGTCTGCTTGCGCTGTGTCTCCAGCGCGGCCCGGGAACCGTCCGGCGAGGCCAGCCACACGGCCGACAGACTGCGTTCCCGCTGCAGCGAGAGCGTCGCCTCGGTGCCCATGGCACCGGTCGCCCGGCTCAGTTCGGTCTGCGCGCGCAGCCGCAGCCCCTCCGAGAACATCTGGGTCGTCGTCACACCCCACATGGCGGCGAGGGTGACGCTGGGCACCAGCGCCAGGAGAATCAGGGAGAGACGTATGGAGCCGAGACGGCGGCGCCGGGCACCTGTCCGTGGAGACATAGTCGTCCTAGGGCGATCACGGGGGAGGGGGAACGGGGGAATTGCCTGGTCAGCGGGTTCCGGCGGCGGCGAAGCGGGTGACGTCGGCGACGTTGGCCTTCGTGACGAAGGCCGGGCCCGTCAGTACGGGGGCCACCCCGCCGCCGCTGATGTTGCCGTTGGTCTTGTAGAGCCAGAGCGCGTCCACGGCCAGGTAGCCCTGGAGATACGGCTGTTGGTCCACCGCGAACTGCACGCTGCCGTCGCGGACGGCCGCGACCAGGTCCTTGTTGAGGTCGAAGGTGGCGACCTTGGCCTTGCTGCCCGCCTTCCCCACGGCCTTCACCGCGGCGAGCGCGAACTGCGCGCCGTTGGTGATGACTTCGTCGATGTCGGGGTCCTGCTGAAGGCGGGTGGTGACGGCGGAGGCCATCGCGTCCATGTCCGTTCCGTCGACGTAGAGCATCTCCGTCTCGCCGGTGAACGCCTTCTTCACCCCTGCGCAGCGCGCCTCCAGGGCGATGTTGCCCCGCTCGTGAATGACGCACAGGGCGTGTTTCGCACCGAGACCGTCGAGTTTGCCGCCGACGGCGCGGCCCGCGACGCTCTCGTCCTGGCCGAAGTGCTCCAGCAGTCCCACCGAACGCCAGGCGTCGATACCAGAGTTCAGGCCGACCACGGGTATGCCGGCCGCCTTGGCCTCGGCCACCGGACTCTTCATGGCCTGCGGTTTGGCCAGCGTCACGGCGATGCCGTCGACCCGGTTACCGACCGCGTCCCGCACCAGCTCGGCCTGTCCGGCGGCGTCGGAGTCGCTGGCGTAGGTCAGGTCGACGCCGTCCTTGGCGGCCGCCGCCTCGGCGCCCTTGCGCACCAGTTCCCAGAAGGCGTCGCCCTGGGCGCCATGGGTGACCAGGGTGATCTTGATCCGGTTGCCCGCCCGGCCCGCCGCGTCCATGTCCGAGCCGGACGACGTGGCGCCGGAACAGCCGGCCAGGAGGAGACAGCAGGCCGCGGCCAGGGCGGCGAGGCGCAAGGATCTGAGGGATCCCGGAGACGGGGGAGCGGGGAGGGGAGTGTTCATGGGGGGCTGCACCTCGCTGTGCGGCAGAGCAGGGGGACGGGGCGAGCGGCGCCGGAGCGAGGGGGTGTGCCCCGGCGAGAGACATTCTTTGGCTCGGAGCCAACCGTGTGTGACCGGCGGGAGTCAAGTGAGCAACCACGTGGGGTGAGATGCCGCTGCCGCATTGTGATCTGGGACGCGGTCGACGCGGCAGGGGAGGACATGTCCGCAGGTGAGTTGACTGATCGTCAATCCTGCTGGGCCTCTCTGCACCGTGCTGGACTCAGGCCTTGCGCGCCACCGCCCCGTACATCGCGATGTCCTCGTCGCGGACCACCTCGATGCCGGTGCCGTCGGGGCGCCAGCGGTGGACCTGGGCGATGCCGGGGTCGACGAGGTCGAGGCCCGTGAAGAACTCCGCAGCCTCCGCGCGGGTACGCAGCCGCATCGGCATGCCACGGGCCGCGTACTCCAGGGCGACCCGGCCCACCTCGTCGGGCGCGAAGTCCGCGGTGCCGATGGACATGGCCAGGTAACTGCCCGAGGGCAGCGGGTCGAGGAGGCGGCGGACGATGCCGACGGCGTCGTCCTCGTCGAGCAGGAAGTGGACGATCGCGATCACCGTGAGGGCGACGGGCCGTCTCAGGTCCAGTGCCGTACGGAACTCGGGCGCGGCCAGGATGCCCACAGGCTCGCGCATGTCGGCCTCCAGGCAGACCGTGCGGCCCTCGGGCGTGCTGCCCATCAGGTTCCGGGACAGGTCGAGGACGAGCGGGGTCGTTGTCGACGTACACCACCCGGGCGTCCGGGGCCGCTGCCTGGACGATCTCGTGGAGGTTGGGCGACGTGGGAATGCCGCTGCCGATGTCGAGGAACTGACATATATCCGCCTCCCGCGCGAGGTGGCGCACGGCGCGGTTCATGAAGTCGCGGTTGGCGCGCATGTGGACCACAAGCGCGGGCCACTCCTGGACCATCGCGTCCCCGGCCTCGCGGTCAGCCGGGTAATGGTGCTTACCGCCGATGATGTAGTCGTAGATCCGTGCGGAGTGCGCCGTCCCGGTGTCGATGGCGTCGTTCTCGTCGCTGTCCATGCGCATCAACCTCCCACTGCCGGCAGGGCGGCGAAGGGCGATGTGCGATTTTTTCACCCTCCGCCCCTCGGTGGAGGAAATCTCCGTTTCCTCAGCCGTGGCTGGAGAGGCCACTCTCACGGCTCCCACGCTGACCCCATGACCACCGAACATGTCGTATCACCCGAAACCGTTTGCGCAACCCACCACCACCGCGGCCGTCGAGGTGCAGCGCATGGATCAGGGCGCGGTCGAGGTCGTCGAGCATGCCTCCATCCTCGCGGGTGCCCGAAGGAGGCGGCAGCCGCCGGAGCGGCGGAGACGTCCCCGCGTCCTGAACTGGTCCGGTTCGTTCGGAGCGCCGTGCAGAGGAGGTGGACCGCCGGGTGTCCGAGGGCCCCTCCGCCGACGTGCTGGTGCGGGCGGCCGAGACCTTCGGGCCGCCGTGATCCTCGCCCTCGTCGCGGTTCAGCTGCGTGCTGCGCGCGGACGGGGAACTCCGGGCCGACCGTTCCCCGGCCCCGCTGCGCGAGCTCGCCGCGGGCACGGCCACGGTGCTGCGCCGCACCGCAGAGGGCGAACCACCCCGGCCCCCGTCGCCCGGGCCGCCCCTCCTCGGCGCCGTCGGCCAGCTGCTGATGGAGCCTTCGGCGATCTCGCGCCGAAGGCTCCCGACATGGAGTAGTCCTCCTCGGTCCTCTCAGTCCTCGCCGCCTTCCTCGCCCGCCTCCGCTTCGTCTTCTTCGTCACCTTCGAAGAAGTCACCGATCTCGTCGACCACTTCGGCCGCCACCATTCCGCCGACGACCCCCACGGCCAGGCCGGCCGCGCCCGCGGCGACCGCCGTGCCCACGCCGGAGCCGTGGTCGGCGCGGTGGGCGGTGTGCGACGCGGAGTGGACGTACGCCTGCGCGCCGTACGCCTCGCGGTGTTCGGTCAACCGGTGGATCCAGCCGTCGACCTCGCTGTTCCAGTCGAGGACGGGGACGTCCTCGTGGCGCACCGTGAAGCGGGTCAGCGCGTCGTGGCCGGGGGTGAGTGGGCCGCCGCGCTTGTCGGCCTCCAGCACGACCTCCAGGTCGGCGGGCGTGGTGAGGAACGTCAGCTCGATCTCGGTCACCG
Coding sequences within it:
- a CDS encoding ankyrin repeat domain-containing protein, producing MNRRRQKKLTKRLVAAARFERGPQVDQLLRAGADPAAADVDGTTPLYAACVQGAADTARRLLAAGAPPDAESAGLGAEGTPLCAAACWGYTDTVRTLLAHGADPNRREDHGTGLTPLEWATAGPHPETVDVLRAAGAH
- a CDS encoding GTP-binding protein; this encodes MAGSDPTTPTAHPAPSAEPAAAPDTVKILIAGGFGVGKTTMVGAVSEIAPLRTEEPLTVAGLDVDDLKGIEEKRSTTVALDFGRITIGDDLVLYLFGTPGQQRFWFMWNDLAIGALGAVVLIDVRRPESSFAAIDFFERRGIPFVVAVNGFHGLHPYPTEEIRESLALPQHVPVLLCDARERESCRDVLIALIDRLIDDVDKVDRRPSPAH
- a CDS encoding DUF742 domain-containing protein, which produces MSVGDEAGRLVRPFTLTGGRTRPSRADFTLITTVTAVDPPPERAARPQPEHTRILRLCARPVAVAELAAHLDLPVSVVVIMLCDLLEAGLITARPPRAVTGARDLDLLQKVRDGLGRI
- a CDS encoding roadblock/LC7 domain-containing protein — its product is MTHSVPGTNTQLDQLLTGLVDRVADVNQAVVLSEDGLVVSKSTGFLREDAERLAATASGLMSLSKGVSMDFRGGPVRQALIEMAHTYLILTSAGPGAHLVVLAGKNADVGVVAYQMNMLVKKIGEHLSAAPRAHVGPAVRTNGG
- a CDS encoding sensor histidine kinase: MSPRTGARRRRLGSIRLSLILLALVPSVTLAAMWGVTTTQMFSEGLRLRAQTELSRATGAMGTEATLSLQRERSLSAVWLASPDGSRAALETQRKQTDAAVAKLAARKDDIQRAPARVRDRLYSVVASVGSLEYYRGQVDEPTDITAAQALDQYTSIIDDQIHAFQELSQVDDGDLTSQAGPLVALEHAAELVSEEDLHLTLAGPKQRMDQKAWAAFAQLVNTRRWLVQDQIVPSLTGTAKAQTEKILTSYQWQTLQSVEDKVLAARAKQSENGDIALPDVQKVWRAALIDVSDQYSALIQQQTTTLLQHSADESRGLLIKAASLSAGGLVALLLCVGMSWRITRSLSRRLRGLRMATLSLAHERLPDVVARLDRGETVDVDSATPPLDYGTDELGQVAKAFNTAQRTAVHTAVELADTRRGFQKVILGIARQSQNLVNLQLSKLDALERRHQDPDILGGLYELDSTASQLRRYEENLVIISGGRPGRSWSEPVALIDILRSAVGEVAEYRRVEVHTEEEVCIAPPAVADVIHLLAELIDNATSYSPAPSPVGVRAALVAKGLAIEVEDRGLGMSEEDYVSFNAQLAVPPQFDVVALADDLRLGMFVIARLATRHRIAVTLRSSPYGGTTAIVLVPHEIVVREAPGTETPVASVSRKPTTAGPLTPEADLPTPGRGRSDEGAGAPSGAVRETAGAATPGVDEARLTGGETPETSGAAQETSPPARQTATPAQTMSTREREHSRPGPEHDRSPFPAQDPSDRTPDSPSLSPSASASAPPAGSTSEPVTDSPSPAGDTSPTSHSPLPRRTTSNPAHHSREVATAPVRADGAAARPVGLAPLPRRVPQTSLATELREDSASSVSAEEDGFPDDFTAERAASSLAGFQRGTLRAQADTDTDTDSSADTDSSAGSVSGAGAGADSGVDVALSGLQETSAEEAAPGPPVAAAGTAQTPTPPADRS
- a CDS encoding substrate-binding domain-containing protein, encoding MNTPLPAPPSPGSLRSLRLAALAAACCLLLAGCSGATSSGSDMDAAGRAGNRIKITLVTHGAQGDAFWELVRKGAEAAAAKDGVDLTYASDSDAAGQAELVRDAVGNRVDGIAVTLAKPQAMKSPVAEAKAAGIPVVGLNSGIDAWRSVGLLEHFGQDESVAGRAVGGKLDGLGAKHALCVIHERGNIALEARCAGVKKAFTGETEMLYVDGTDMDAMASAVTTRLQQDPDIDEVITNGAQFALAAVKAVGKAGSKAKVATFDLNKDLVAAVRDGSVQFAVDQQPYLQGYLAVDALWLYKTNGNISGGGVAPVLTGPAFVTKANVADVTRFAAAGTR